One Siniperca chuatsi isolate FFG_IHB_CAS linkage group LG5, ASM2008510v1, whole genome shotgun sequence DNA window includes the following coding sequences:
- the gas1a gene encoding growth arrest-specific protein 1a, with amino-acid sequence MARSGLMAQSVCRSVWPLGCVLLFFGYLSVASPSHGRRLICWQAIMNCQAEPECNYAYEHYSRACGPVLNGDRKKCPSHCISSLVQLNLTKNGPALEDCSCAHDPVCTSTKRAIEPCLPRTTSTGCTEARRQCERDQQCSSAMHDYLNHCGKLFSGAICTNACRHVIANMRKIPKGQQLDTCMCDGTERAICEFVKSSMKALCFDSPVRDEGSGSDYGQDPDYDDDPSDQDYPEDLESGASLPAAHCVLTLLASILALLPLI; translated from the coding sequence ATGGCACGCTCTGGCTTAATGGCACAGAGCGTGTGTAGATCTGTTTGGCCTCTTGGTTGTGTGCTCTTGTTTTTTGGCTACTTATCCGTGGCCTCGCCGTCCCACGGTCGGCGGCTGATATGCTGGCAAGCCATCATGAACTGCCAAGCCGAGCCCGAGTGCAATTACGCATACGAACACTACTCGCGCGCGTGTGGCCCCGTGCTGAACGGGGACAGGAAGAAGTGCCCCAGCCACTGCATCTCCTCGCTCGTCCAGCTCAATCTGACCAAAAACGGGCCGGCTCTGGAGGACTGCAGCTGCGCCCACGATCCGGTGTGTACGAGCACCAAACGCGCCATCGAGCCCTGCCTGCCCAGGACTACCAGCACGGGCTGCACGGAAGCTCGGCGCCAGTGCGAGAGAGACCAGCAGTGCAGCTCCGCTATGCACGATTATTTGAACCACTGCGGGAAACTTTTCAGCGGGGCGATCTGCACGAACGCCTGCCGACATGTGATCGCGAATATGCGTAAAATACCCAAGGGTCAGCAGCTGGACACTTGTATGTGTGACGGGACGGAGAGGGCCATCTGTGAGTTTGTCAAGAGCAGCATGAAGGCGCTGTGTTTTGACTCGCCCGTGAGGGATGAGGGCAGCGGGTCCGACTACGGCCAAGATCCAGATTATGACGACGACCCATCGGATCAGGATTATCCAGAGGATCTGGAGAGCGGAGCCTCTCTCCCAGCGGCCCACTGCGTTTTGACCCTGTTGGCATCCATTTTGGCTCTATTGCCCCTCATTTAG